In Arctopsyche grandis isolate Sample6627 chromosome 13, ASM5162203v2, whole genome shotgun sequence, one DNA window encodes the following:
- the LOC143920894 gene encoding uncharacterized protein LOC143920894 isoform X2, producing MMECRLCLSSLPFETYVPIYNNTQSIERHIWNCCHLKVEQGDGFPDSICLSCESHLESFANFKKACIQNDEILRRRFSKSQIKMEEITVEDYVWEENVDIKPVINERQPSTADKDFSKQIDLNEMNNPHHSLKRKRQSGSNFSSHHEENTNKCSQKKEIAENKLIADYEDEYDDSDSKFEIKDDTSDTEDFVEELDLHFDLCESEDNPVIGTKCRLDGSSQQPAPSIQWDTKTSKLENEIVSSTNIKSMFSLFINEEIVKEICDETNRHINNIQLLENNIDAITEDELYAFVGLMLASGKNIITPQKINISEMWTKETPFAWPFFSAALSRDRFYKIYSYIRFDNKQTRQERFQASSNKLEPIKVIFDKFRDACILNYTQSSNILVKKHLVTYRGNCPFRVFEKSERGRYGILIWTAVDSSTSYINNLEIHTGAGTTSLHKAYKMKRKKHAVVNLDKNRYCCAKATKRWPFRVFMELLDMAALNAYLLWINRYPNWKIGSADRQKLFIKELCLELVKPNILKRKVIRQTYHVKQQYAIDVVLAYCEEVLPKSPVVLTSTETKVVSKSTPSRGSCRFCPLPAKKRTRLMCYSCGKAVCLLHRIGLVSCPDCDRFTYLQNI from the exons ATGATGGAGTGCCGACTTTGCCTATCTTCCCTGCCATTTGAAACGTATGTCCCCATCTACAACAATACTCAATCAATAGAACGACACATCTGGAACTGCTGTCATCTCAAA GTAGAACAAGGTGATGGGTTTCCAGATTCAATATGCCTGTCGTGCGAATCCCACCTGGAATCGTTTGCTAATTTTAAGAAAGCCTGCATTCAAAATGACGAAATACTGAGGCGAAGATTTTCAAAATCTCAAATCAAGATGGAAGAAATCACAGTGGAAGATTATGTTTGGGAAGAAAATGTAGACATCAAACCAGTCATTAATGAAAGGCAGCCAAGTACAGCAGATAAAGACTTTTCGAAACAAATTGACttaaatgaaatgaataatCCACATCACAGTCTAAAGAGGAAACGCCAAAGCGGCAGCAATTTTTCATCGCATCATGAAGAAAATACAAACAAATGTTCGCAg aaaaaagaaatagctgaaaataaattgatagCCGATTATGAAGATGAGTATGATGATAGTgattcaaaatttgaaattaaagatGATACGTCGGACACAGAAGATTTCGTTGAAGAACTAGACTTACATTTTGATTTATGTGAAAGTGAAGATAATCCAGTAATTGGAACAAAATGTAGATTAGATGGAAGTTCGCAACAACCTGCTCCCTCAATACAATGGGATACCAAGACTTCTAAACTTGAAAATGAAATTGTTAGCAGCACTAACATTAAATCAATGTTTTCCTTATTCATAAATGAAGAAATTGTGAAAGAGATATGTGATGAGACAAATCggcacataaataatattcaattattggAAAATAATATCGATGCAATTACAGAAGACGAATTATATGCATTCGTTGGATTAATGCTGGCATCTGGCAAAAATATTATCACgccacaaaaaataaatatttctgaaATGTGGACAAAAGAAACTCCCTTTGCCTGGCCATTTTTTTCGGCAGCATTGTCTCGGGAtagattttacaaaatatacagtTACATACGTTTTGACAACAAACAAACACGGCAGGAACGATTTCAAGCGTCTTCAAACAAATTAGAACcaataaaagtaatttttgataaatttcgaGACGCCTGTATACTAAATTACACTCAATCTTCCAACATACTCGTGAAAAAACACTTGGTGACATATAGAGGCAATTGTCCATTTCGAGTTTTCGAAAAATCTGAGCGCGGCAGATATGGGATATTGATTTGGACAGCAGTCGACTCTTCAACgtcgtatataaataatttagaaattcACACTGGCGCTGGTACTACAAGTTTACATAAAGCGTACAAAATGAAGCGAAAAAAACATGCAGTTGTGAATTTAGACAAAAATAGGTATTGTTGTGCAAAGGCGACCAAGAGATGGCCTTTTCGAGTGTTTATGGAATTGTTGGATATGGCAGCGCTAAATGCTTACTTATTATGGATAAACAGGTACCCAAATTGGAAAATAGGTAGTGCAGACCGTCAGAAGCTTTTCATTAAAGAATTGTGTCTGGAATTGGTGAAACCTAATATTTTGAAAAGGAAAGTTATCAGACAAACATATCACGTCAAGCAACAATATGCGATTGATGTAGTTTTAGCATATTGTGAAGAGGTTCTGCCAAAATCACCCGTAGTATTAACATCAACAGAAACCAAAGTTGTGTCTAAGTCAACGCCGAGTAGGGGATCATGCCGATTTTGTCCGTTGCCTGCTAAAAAAAGAACTAGATTAATGTGTTATTCCTGTGGAAAAGCTGTGTGCTTACTTCATAGGATTGGACTAGTTTCTTGTCCTGACTGCGATAGATTTACCTacctacaaaatatataa
- the LOC143920894 gene encoding uncharacterized protein LOC143920894 isoform X1, with protein sequence MMECRLCLSSLPFETYVPIYNNTQSIERHIWNCCHLKVEQGDGFPDSICLSCESHLESFANFKKACIQNDEILRRRFSKSQIKMEEITVEDYVWEENVDIKPVINERQPSTADKDFSKQIDLNEMNNPHHSLKRKRQSGSNFSSHHEENTNKCSQKKEIAENKLIADYEDEYDDSDSKFEIKDDTSDTEDFVEELDLHFDLCESEDNPVIGTKCRLDGSSQQPAPSIQWDTKTSKLENEIVSSTNIKSMFSLFINEEIVKEICDETNRHINNIQLLENNIDAITEDELYAFVGLMLASGKNIITPQKINISEMWTKETPFAWPFFSAALSRDRFYKIYSYIRFDNKQTRQERFQASSNKLEPIKVIFDKFRDACILNYTQSSNILVKKHLVTYRGNCPFRVFEKSERGRYGILIWTAVDSSTSYINNLEIHTGAGTTSLHKAYKMKRKKHAVVNLDKNRYCCAKATKRWPFRVFMELLDMAALNAYLLWINRYPNWKIGSADRQKLFIKELCLELVKPNILKRKVIRQTYHVKQQYAIDVVLAYCEEVLPKSPVVLTSTETKVVSKSTPSRGSCRFCPLPAKKRTRLMCYSCGKAVCLLHRIGLVSCPDCDRFTYLQNI encoded by the exons ATGATGGAGTGCCGACTTTGCCTATCTTCCCTGCCATTTGAAACGTATGTCCCCATCTACAACAATACTCAATCAATAGAACGACACATCTGGAACTGCTGTCATCTCAAAGTCG AACAAGGTGATGGGTTTCCAGATTCAATATGCCTGTCGTGCGAATCCCACCTGGAATCGTTTGCTAATTTTAAGAAAGCCTGCATTCAAAATGACGAAATACTGAGGCGAAGATTTTCAAAATCTCAAATCAAGATGGAAGAAATCACAGTGGAAGATTATGTTTGGGAAGAAAATGTAGACATCAAACCAGTCATTAATGAAAGGCAGCCAAGTACAGCAGATAAAGACTTTTCGAAACAAATTGACttaaatgaaatgaataatCCACATCACAGTCTAAAGAGGAAACGCCAAAGCGGCAGCAATTTTTCATCGCATCATGAAGAAAATACAAACAAATGTTCGCAg aaaaaagaaatagctgaaaataaattgatagCCGATTATGAAGATGAGTATGATGATAGTgattcaaaatttgaaattaaagatGATACGTCGGACACAGAAGATTTCGTTGAAGAACTAGACTTACATTTTGATTTATGTGAAAGTGAAGATAATCCAGTAATTGGAACAAAATGTAGATTAGATGGAAGTTCGCAACAACCTGCTCCCTCAATACAATGGGATACCAAGACTTCTAAACTTGAAAATGAAATTGTTAGCAGCACTAACATTAAATCAATGTTTTCCTTATTCATAAATGAAGAAATTGTGAAAGAGATATGTGATGAGACAAATCggcacataaataatattcaattattggAAAATAATATCGATGCAATTACAGAAGACGAATTATATGCATTCGTTGGATTAATGCTGGCATCTGGCAAAAATATTATCACgccacaaaaaataaatatttctgaaATGTGGACAAAAGAAACTCCCTTTGCCTGGCCATTTTTTTCGGCAGCATTGTCTCGGGAtagattttacaaaatatacagtTACATACGTTTTGACAACAAACAAACACGGCAGGAACGATTTCAAGCGTCTTCAAACAAATTAGAACcaataaaagtaatttttgataaatttcgaGACGCCTGTATACTAAATTACACTCAATCTTCCAACATACTCGTGAAAAAACACTTGGTGACATATAGAGGCAATTGTCCATTTCGAGTTTTCGAAAAATCTGAGCGCGGCAGATATGGGATATTGATTTGGACAGCAGTCGACTCTTCAACgtcgtatataaataatttagaaattcACACTGGCGCTGGTACTACAAGTTTACATAAAGCGTACAAAATGAAGCGAAAAAAACATGCAGTTGTGAATTTAGACAAAAATAGGTATTGTTGTGCAAAGGCGACCAAGAGATGGCCTTTTCGAGTGTTTATGGAATTGTTGGATATGGCAGCGCTAAATGCTTACTTATTATGGATAAACAGGTACCCAAATTGGAAAATAGGTAGTGCAGACCGTCAGAAGCTTTTCATTAAAGAATTGTGTCTGGAATTGGTGAAACCTAATATTTTGAAAAGGAAAGTTATCAGACAAACATATCACGTCAAGCAACAATATGCGATTGATGTAGTTTTAGCATATTGTGAAGAGGTTCTGCCAAAATCACCCGTAGTATTAACATCAACAGAAACCAAAGTTGTGTCTAAGTCAACGCCGAGTAGGGGATCATGCCGATTTTGTCCGTTGCCTGCTAAAAAAAGAACTAGATTAATGTGTTATTCCTGTGGAAAAGCTGTGTGCTTACTTCATAGGATTGGACTAGTTTCTTGTCCTGACTGCGATAGATTTACCTacctacaaaatatataa